GCACAAAATGTTCCTCCATCTCTAAGGAATTAGGTCTTGCTGAAGGTTCCCATATCTTGACTACATTATAATTATTAGTTTATGGATTGTAAGATGTTTTCTAAGTCATTTTGGAAATAATTAAGGAAATAGGTGGTTAATTATGAAATTTGGATTTATAGGATTTGGTGAAGTGTCATACACCTTATCAAAAATACTCTTATCTTATGGTTTTGAGGTTTTAACTTCCACTGAAGGAAGATCAAAAAAGACAAAGGAATTAGTTAAATCACTTAATTTGCCTGTTTTGGATAGTTTCGAAGAGGTCGCTCGCCAATCTGATATTTTAATTTCAGCAAACAGTCCTCAAAGCGCATTGGCTATTGCATTGAAGTATGGCTCATTGACAGATGGAATTTTCCTGGACTTTAACAATATATCTCCAAATACTGCTAAGCAAATTGAAAATTATATTACCGATGAGCATTTCATCGATTCAGCTATTATGGGAAGAGTTAGTTCAGAGGAATTGAATCTTTATTTCTCAGGAAGAAAAGCTGAAAGCTTTGTCAAAAGCATGAGAGATTTCATTAGCAATAATGAG
The window above is part of the uncultured Methanobrevibacter sp. genome. Proteins encoded here:
- a CDS encoding DUF1932 domain-containing protein; protein product: MKFGFIGFGEVSYTLSKILLSYGFEVLTSTEGRSKKTKELVKSLNLPVLDSFEEVARQSDILISANSPQSALAIALKYGSLTDGIFLDFNNISPNTAKQIENYITDEHFIDSAIMGRVSSEELNLYFSGRKAESFVKSMRDFISNNESSSDIKVNIKVVSDEIGDVSKLKILRSSYTKGVSALLVETFETAEKLGLSEDLWEILSLTENRDFETSSKSRISSSNKKAKRKYEELNEVLEFLDDVDKKRKSKIMALATREKFEKLKNRK